The Lycium barbarum isolate Lr01 chromosome 12, ASM1917538v2, whole genome shotgun sequence genome includes a region encoding these proteins:
- the LOC132623311 gene encoding G-type lectin S-receptor-like serine/threonine-protein kinase At4g27290 isoform X2 yields METITIHFFLSSIFSVLILSRAADTIPTDQPLTDGKTIVSSGGKFELGFFSPGQTTSSKRYLGIWFNNIGTVVWVANRDTPLNDKNGTLNFTGQGILTLLNSSGRVVWSSNTTGRVQNPIAQLLDSGNLVVRDPTENYLWQSFDYPGDTALPGVKIGIDFKTGFRRSLWSWKSRNDPSKGVFSFIFDPHGYPQPFLMNGTSQRFRGGAWNGQTFANSPSLLPSPTYNYIFVSDLEKVYFTYEIKDSSVIARVVMQLNGFLELSTWNNQTQNWDNFGNAPADNCDIYGQCHSYGLCNSGNSPICRCLDKFEPKDPTEWAKGNWSGGCVRKTPLNCQKEVKFLKYSGIKLPDTRFSWYDRRVTLNACEELCLRNCSCVAYAKLDITGTNEDCLLWFDELMDIREFGASGQDIYIKLDSSETEIATGNSSKEKLKKLRIGLPLAVLSLLSVLCLILYTRQKKKKNKKKKKEEEDQNQQRFSEGRGMRSSEMVYINEKDDDLDLPLFDFATILDATNNFSLNKKLGEGGFGPVYKGVLKDGQEIAVKRLSRYSAQGTDEFKNEVIFIAKLQHRNLVKLLGCCIQAEEKMLIYEYMPNNSLDWFLFDTDRRSLLDWPKCFHIINGIARGLLYLHQDSRLRIIHRDLKPSNVLLDIDMNPKISDFGMARSFGGNETGAMTTRVVGTYGYMSPEYAEEGNFSVKSDVFSFGVLILEILSGTRNRGFFHLDHHHNLLGHVWIHSKEGRVLEVITKHLRESCNLSELERSVHVGLLCVQQCQEDRPSMSTVVLMLSSDIPLPSPKEPGFFSSRSQFGEVNSSSSKLGEHSGNELSITLLDAR; encoded by the exons ATGGAAACCATAACTATTCATTTCTTCTTGTCTTCCATATTTTCTGTTTTGATTCTTTCTCGAGCTGCAGATACCATACCTACAGATCAACCTTTAACAGATGGAAAAACCATTGTTTCATCAGGTGGAAAGTTTGAGTTGGGATTTTTCTCCCCTGGTCAAACAACATCCAGTAAACGATACCTAGGAATATGGTTCAACAACATAGGGACAGTGGTATGGGTTGCTAATCGAGACACTCCACTCAATGATAAAAATGGTACGCTCAATTTTACAGGACAGGGAATTCTAACTCTTCTAAACAGTTCTGGCCGTGTCGTTTGGTCCTCCAACACCACCGGACGGGTGCAGAATCCAATAGCACAGCTTCTGGATTCAGGCAATCTTGTTGTTAGAGATCCGACTGAGAATTACCTGTGGCAGAGTTTTGACTATCCTGGTGACACAGCTTTGCCTGGAGTTAAAATTGGGATCGATTTTAAGACTGGTTTTCGCCGTTCCCTCTGGTCATGGAAGAGCAGAAATGACCCCTCTAAGGGTGTGTTTAGTTTCATATTTGATCCTCATGGATACCCACAGCCATTTCTTATGAATGGTACCAGCCAACGCTTCAGGGGTGGAGCATGGAATGGTCAAACCTTTGCTAATTCACCATCTCTGCTACCAAGTCCTACTTATAACTATATATTTGTATCCGATCTTGAGAAAGTATACTTCACGTATGAGATCAAAGACAGCTCTGTCATTGCAAGGGTAGTGATGCAACTGAATGGGTTTCTAGAGCTTTCAACATGGAACAATCAGACTCAGAATTGGGATAACTTTGGTAACGCACCAGCAGACAATTGTGACATTTATGGCCAGTGTCACTCATATGGTTTGTGCAACAGCGGCAACTCTCCAATCTGTAGATGtttggataaatttgaacccaaaGATCCAACGGAATGGGCAAAGGGAAATTGGTCAGGAGGCTGTGTCAGAAAGACACCATTGAATTGCCAAAAGGAAGTTAAATTCTTGAAGTATTCGGGCATCAAGTTGCCAGACACTCGATTTTCCTGGTACGATCGTCGAGTGACTCTTAATGCATGCGAGGAATTGTGCTTGAGAAACTGTTCATGTGTGGCCTATGCAAAACTAGACATAACTGGGACAAATGAAGACTGCTTGCTCTGGTTTGATGAGCTGATGGACATCAGAGAGTTTGGTGCTAGTGGGCAAGACATATATATAAAGTTGGACTCTTCTGAGACAGAGATAGCTACAG GAAACTCCAGTAAAGAGAAATTAAAGAAATTGAGAATCGGCTTGCCATTGGCAGTATTAAGTCTTCTCTCAGTGCTATGCTTGATCTTGTACACAaggcaaaagaagaagaaaaataagaagaagaagaaggaggaggaggatcAGAATCAACAACGTTTCAGTGAAG GAAGAGGAATGAGAAGCTCTGAAATGGTCTATATTAATGAAAAAGATGACGATCTAGATTTACCATTGTTTGATTTTGCAACTATCTTGGATGCTACCAATAACTTTTCACTCAACAAGAAGCTTGGAGAGGGTGGTTTTGGACCTGTTTACAAG GGTGTGCTGAAAGATGGACAAGAAATTGCAGTAAAACGACTTTCACGATACTCAGCGCAAGGAACTGATGAGTTCAAGAATGAGGTTATCTTCATTGCCAAACTCCAGCATCGGAATCTTGTGAAGCTTCTTGGTTGTTGTATTCAAGCAGAAGAAAAAATGTTGATTTATGAGTACATGCCTAATAATAGCTTGGATTGGTTCCTTTTTG ATACAGACAGGAGGTCACTGCTTGATTGGCCTAAGTGCTTCCATATAATTAATGGAATTGCTCGAGGACTTCTCTATCTTCATCAAGACTCAAGATTGCGGATAATCCACAGAGATCTTAAACCTAGCAATGTTTTGCTAGACATTGATATGAACCCAAAAATATCTGACTTTGGCATGGCAAGAAGTTTCGGAGGAAATGAGACTGGAGCCATGACAACAAGAGTGGTTGGGACATA TGGCTACATGTCTCCGGAGTATGCAGAAGAAGGAAACTTTTCAGTGAAATCTGATGTATTTAGCTTTGGAGTTCTAATACTGGAGATTTTGAGCGGGACGAGAAATAGAGGGTTCTTCCATCTAGACCATCATCATAATCTTCTAGGACAT GTGTGGATCCACTCCAAAGAAGGCAGGGTTTTGGAAGTAATAACTAAACATCTAAGGGAGTCATGCAACCTATCTGAGTTGGAAAGATCGGTCCATGTAGGTCTATTGTGTGTGCAGCAGTGTCAAGAAGATAGGCCTAGCATGTCAACAGTTGTGCTGATGTTGTCTAGTGACATTCCATTGCCCTCACCTAAAGAGCCAGGTTTTTTTTCTAGCAGAAGCCAATTCGGTGAAGTTAATAGTTCATCTAGCAAGCTTGGCGAACATTCTGGAAATGAATTAAGCATCACATTGTTGGATGCTAGATAG
- the LOC132623311 gene encoding G-type lectin S-receptor-like serine/threonine-protein kinase At4g27290 isoform X1 gives METITIHFFLSSIFSVLILSRAADTIPTDQPLTDGKTIVSSGGKFELGFFSPGQTTSSKRYLGIWFNNIGTVVWVANRDTPLNDKNGTLNFTGQGILTLLNSSGRVVWSSNTTGRVQNPIAQLLDSGNLVVRDPTENYLWQSFDYPGDTALPGVKIGIDFKTGFRRSLWSWKSRNDPSKGVFSFIFDPHGYPQPFLMNGTSQRFRGGAWNGQTFANSPSLLPSPTYNYIFVSDLEKVYFTYEIKDSSVIARVVMQLNGFLELSTWNNQTQNWDNFGNAPADNCDIYGQCHSYGLCNSGNSPICRCLDKFEPKDPTEWAKGNWSGGCVRKTPLNCQKEVKFLKYSGIKLPDTRFSWYDRRVTLNACEELCLRNCSCVAYAKLDITGTNEDCLLWFDELMDIREFGASGQDIYIKLDSSETEIATGNSSKEKLKKLRIGLPLAVLSLLSVLCLILYTRQKKKKNKKKKKEEEDQNQQRFSEVLVLTGRGMRSSEMVYINEKDDDLDLPLFDFATILDATNNFSLNKKLGEGGFGPVYKGVLKDGQEIAVKRLSRYSAQGTDEFKNEVIFIAKLQHRNLVKLLGCCIQAEEKMLIYEYMPNNSLDWFLFDTDRRSLLDWPKCFHIINGIARGLLYLHQDSRLRIIHRDLKPSNVLLDIDMNPKISDFGMARSFGGNETGAMTTRVVGTYGYMSPEYAEEGNFSVKSDVFSFGVLILEILSGTRNRGFFHLDHHHNLLGHVWIHSKEGRVLEVITKHLRESCNLSELERSVHVGLLCVQQCQEDRPSMSTVVLMLSSDIPLPSPKEPGFFSSRSQFGEVNSSSSKLGEHSGNELSITLLDAR, from the exons ATGGAAACCATAACTATTCATTTCTTCTTGTCTTCCATATTTTCTGTTTTGATTCTTTCTCGAGCTGCAGATACCATACCTACAGATCAACCTTTAACAGATGGAAAAACCATTGTTTCATCAGGTGGAAAGTTTGAGTTGGGATTTTTCTCCCCTGGTCAAACAACATCCAGTAAACGATACCTAGGAATATGGTTCAACAACATAGGGACAGTGGTATGGGTTGCTAATCGAGACACTCCACTCAATGATAAAAATGGTACGCTCAATTTTACAGGACAGGGAATTCTAACTCTTCTAAACAGTTCTGGCCGTGTCGTTTGGTCCTCCAACACCACCGGACGGGTGCAGAATCCAATAGCACAGCTTCTGGATTCAGGCAATCTTGTTGTTAGAGATCCGACTGAGAATTACCTGTGGCAGAGTTTTGACTATCCTGGTGACACAGCTTTGCCTGGAGTTAAAATTGGGATCGATTTTAAGACTGGTTTTCGCCGTTCCCTCTGGTCATGGAAGAGCAGAAATGACCCCTCTAAGGGTGTGTTTAGTTTCATATTTGATCCTCATGGATACCCACAGCCATTTCTTATGAATGGTACCAGCCAACGCTTCAGGGGTGGAGCATGGAATGGTCAAACCTTTGCTAATTCACCATCTCTGCTACCAAGTCCTACTTATAACTATATATTTGTATCCGATCTTGAGAAAGTATACTTCACGTATGAGATCAAAGACAGCTCTGTCATTGCAAGGGTAGTGATGCAACTGAATGGGTTTCTAGAGCTTTCAACATGGAACAATCAGACTCAGAATTGGGATAACTTTGGTAACGCACCAGCAGACAATTGTGACATTTATGGCCAGTGTCACTCATATGGTTTGTGCAACAGCGGCAACTCTCCAATCTGTAGATGtttggataaatttgaacccaaaGATCCAACGGAATGGGCAAAGGGAAATTGGTCAGGAGGCTGTGTCAGAAAGACACCATTGAATTGCCAAAAGGAAGTTAAATTCTTGAAGTATTCGGGCATCAAGTTGCCAGACACTCGATTTTCCTGGTACGATCGTCGAGTGACTCTTAATGCATGCGAGGAATTGTGCTTGAGAAACTGTTCATGTGTGGCCTATGCAAAACTAGACATAACTGGGACAAATGAAGACTGCTTGCTCTGGTTTGATGAGCTGATGGACATCAGAGAGTTTGGTGCTAGTGGGCAAGACATATATATAAAGTTGGACTCTTCTGAGACAGAGATAGCTACAG GAAACTCCAGTAAAGAGAAATTAAAGAAATTGAGAATCGGCTTGCCATTGGCAGTATTAAGTCTTCTCTCAGTGCTATGCTTGATCTTGTACACAaggcaaaagaagaagaaaaataagaagaagaagaaggaggaggaggatcAGAATCAACAACGTTTCAGTGAAG TCCTTGTTTTGACAGGAAGAGGAATGAGAAGCTCTGAAATGGTCTATATTAATGAAAAAGATGACGATCTAGATTTACCATTGTTTGATTTTGCAACTATCTTGGATGCTACCAATAACTTTTCACTCAACAAGAAGCTTGGAGAGGGTGGTTTTGGACCTGTTTACAAG GGTGTGCTGAAAGATGGACAAGAAATTGCAGTAAAACGACTTTCACGATACTCAGCGCAAGGAACTGATGAGTTCAAGAATGAGGTTATCTTCATTGCCAAACTCCAGCATCGGAATCTTGTGAAGCTTCTTGGTTGTTGTATTCAAGCAGAAGAAAAAATGTTGATTTATGAGTACATGCCTAATAATAGCTTGGATTGGTTCCTTTTTG ATACAGACAGGAGGTCACTGCTTGATTGGCCTAAGTGCTTCCATATAATTAATGGAATTGCTCGAGGACTTCTCTATCTTCATCAAGACTCAAGATTGCGGATAATCCACAGAGATCTTAAACCTAGCAATGTTTTGCTAGACATTGATATGAACCCAAAAATATCTGACTTTGGCATGGCAAGAAGTTTCGGAGGAAATGAGACTGGAGCCATGACAACAAGAGTGGTTGGGACATA TGGCTACATGTCTCCGGAGTATGCAGAAGAAGGAAACTTTTCAGTGAAATCTGATGTATTTAGCTTTGGAGTTCTAATACTGGAGATTTTGAGCGGGACGAGAAATAGAGGGTTCTTCCATCTAGACCATCATCATAATCTTCTAGGACAT GTGTGGATCCACTCCAAAGAAGGCAGGGTTTTGGAAGTAATAACTAAACATCTAAGGGAGTCATGCAACCTATCTGAGTTGGAAAGATCGGTCCATGTAGGTCTATTGTGTGTGCAGCAGTGTCAAGAAGATAGGCCTAGCATGTCAACAGTTGTGCTGATGTTGTCTAGTGACATTCCATTGCCCTCACCTAAAGAGCCAGGTTTTTTTTCTAGCAGAAGCCAATTCGGTGAAGTTAATAGTTCATCTAGCAAGCTTGGCGAACATTCTGGAAATGAATTAAGCATCACATTGTTGGATGCTAGATAG